Proteins from one Coffea arabica cultivar ET-39 chromosome 8c, Coffea Arabica ET-39 HiFi, whole genome shotgun sequence genomic window:
- the LOC140013798 gene encoding phosphomevalonate kinase, peroxisomal-like, with product MDHVPNRIASAPGKVLMTGGYLILERPNAGIVLSTNARFYAIVKPLYEEIKPESWAWAWTDVKLTSPQMSRETIYKLSLKHLTLQPVSSSASRNPFVEHAVQYAVAAAHAKFGKDKTDALQKILLQGLDITILGCNEFYSYRNQVFHVSCHVSSSRDSLVVFSDHFLLVPLNTMAVSKLVVDLNHIYAPKSNLLVVRVPGFIIIKAYSV from the exons ATGGACCACGTTCCCAA CAGGATTGCTTCTGCTCCTGGAAAGGTTTTGATGACTGGAGGTTATCTAATTTTGGAGAGGCCTAATGCAGGGATTGTCCTGAGCACAAATGCACGATTTTATGCCATAGTGAAGCCACTTTATGAGGAAATCAAACCTGAGAGTTGGGCTTGG GCATGGACAGATGTAAAATTAACTTCTCCACAGATGTCGAGAGAAACTATATACAAATTGTCCCTCAAACATTTAACTCTTCAGCCTGTGTCTTCAAG TGCCTCAAGAAACCCCTTTGTAGAACATGCGGTCCAATATGCAGTGGCAGCAGCTCATGCAAAATTTGGCAAAGACAAGACAGATGCATTACAAAAGATACTTTTGCAAG GTCTTGATATTACGATTCTAGGATGCAATGAGTTTTATTCATATAGGAATCAGGTATTTCACGTTTCCTGTCATGTATCTTCAAGCCGTGACAGCTTAGTGGTGTTTAGTGATCATTTCCTTCTTGTCCCTCTTAACACAATGGCTGTCTCTAAATTAGTGGTTGACTTGAATCATATCTATGCACCAAAAAGCAATTTGCTAGTTGTTCGAGTGCCAGGTTTCATAATAATAAAAGCTTACTCAGTTTGA
- the LOC140013799 gene encoding cytosolic sulfotransferase 8-like, whose translation MSSSTEVEQKDDHFEEFFQRLQPKKPIEGGLLANYQGVWFDADLLQATLTFQKNFKANESDIILATMPKSGTTWLKALTISIVNRNNHSVDESPLLFSNPHYLVPFLEMYL comes from the coding sequence ATGTCATCTTCAACTGAAGTGGAGCAAAAAGATGAtcactttgaagagtttttccaAAGGTTGCAACCAAAGAAGCCGATAGAAGGGGGCTTGCTGGCTAATTACCAAGGGGTTTGGTTTGATGCAGATTTACTTCAAGCTACATTAACCTTTCAAAAGAATTTCAAAGCCAATGAGTCTGACATTATTTTGGCCACCATGCCGAAATCAGGCACCACATGGCTTAAAGCCCTCACCATCAGTATTGTTAACCGCAACAATCATTCAGTTGATGAGAGCCCTTTGCTCTTCTCCAACCCTCATTATCTGGTTCCTTTTCTCGAGATGTATCTGTAG
- the LOC140013800 gene encoding cytosolic sulfotransferase 15-like, translating into MSSSTEVEQKDDHFEELFQRLQPKKPVAGGLVANYQGVWFYADLLQATLTFQKHFKAIDSDIILASMPKSGTTWLKALTFSIVNRNNHSVDDSPLLFSNPHYLVPFLEIYLYKDGNIPDIDSMPCPRILATHLPYQFLPSSILDCSNCRIIYLCRNPLDVFTSLLQFLLQNGLISSPSMSIDVPFEEFCQGIHPYGPFWDHCLGYWDASLKNPQKVLFLKYEDLKKDVNSSVKKIADFLGYPFSAEEQEAGLVEEIAMLCSFENLKNLDCNKEGEIHGAFRVKHSSFFRKAEVGDWVNVLTPSMANRLEKLFQEKLGESGLTLEIKSK; encoded by the coding sequence ATGTCATCTTCAACTGAAGTGGAGCAAAAAGATGATCACTTTGAAGAGCTCTTCCAGAGGTTGCAACCAAAGAAGCCTGTAGCAGGGGGCCTGGTGGCTAATTACCAAGGCGTTTGGTTTTATGCAGACTTGCTTCAAGCCACATTAACCTTTCAAAAGCACTTCAAAGCCATTGACTCTGACATTATTTTGGCCAGCATGCCGAAATCGGGAACCACATGGCTTAAAGCCCTCACCTTCAGTATTGTTAACCGCAACAATCATTCAGTCGATGACAGCCCTTTGCTCTTCTCCAACCCTCATTATCTCGTCCCTTTTCTCGAGATATATCTGTACAAGGATGGTAATATTCCCGATATAGACTCTATGCCTTGCCCACGAATCCTCGCTACTCACCTCCCTTATCAATTCCTTCCTAGCAGCATCTTGGATTGCTCCAATTGTCGAATCATCTACCTGTGCCGAAACCCTTTGGATGTGTTCACTTCGTTGTTGCAATTCTTGCTGCAAAATGGTCTTATTTCAAGCCCATCGATGTCTATTGATGTAccttttgaagagttttgtcagGGCATACACCCGTATGGTCCATTTTGGGACCATTGTTTGGGATATTGGGATGCAAGCTTGAAAAACCCTCAAAAAGTGTTGTTTTTGAAGTATGAGGATCTAAAAAAGGATGTCAATAGCTCCGTGAAGAAGATAGCCGACTTTTTAGGATATCCATTTTCAGCTGAGGAACAGGAAGCCGGTTTGGTTGAAGAAATAGCAATGCTCTGCAGCTTCGAAAATCTTAAGAATTTGGACTGTAACAAGGAGGGGGAGATACACGGCGCTTTTAGAGTTAAGCATAGTTCCTTTTTCAGGAAGGCAGAAGTTGGTGATTGGGTAAATGTACTAACTCCTTCCATGGCCAACCGACTTGAAAAATTGTTTCAAGAAAAGCTTGGGGAATCCGGGTTGACGCTGGAAATCAAGAGCAAATAG